TAAAACATATCAAAAGGGAATATTACATAAGCAGGGAACATAGCCGCCGTGTCAGTGATACTTCAATCTAATACAGTAAAATCTATAATGAATTATGCATCTTACATTAGAAGAAAACAGAACTTACCAATCTCCAGTCATCATCAACCACAGGGAAACCAGTGATTCTGCGTTCTACCAAAATTTCCAAGGCTGTTGCAGGAATAATCATGTATCAGGAATTAACAAGAGGATAAGTAATTACTAGCAAGTACTGAAATTGAGCACTAAAATACCTTCATCTACAGATGTTGATGGTTTTACCACATGTAGTTCATCTTTTCTTGTCATGAAATCACCTACTGTATATACACCGTTTCTTGGCTGCCACAAGTATATATAAGCTTATCATTTGGTAGACATATGTGTCAAATtagttaacaatttaaaatatttagaaagtACTTGAAAGAATATGGTAAAAAAATAACCTTTTGATTGTCGAAATAGTAACTAtacacaaacaaattgaaatggagggagtaactGTAATCTACCCATCCTTTTAGCAATTTAGGAAACCTTAACTCTAAAGTAATTTAGCTTCGAATTTTGCCCCAACCATACCCAGAGAGTAAAATTGCCTTGCATAAAGGTTAAGCATTTAATTCAACCGGTATATAAGATTTGGATAAGGAGGTATACCTCTATAGAATTGGCCGTCAATGTGTTGCTGGCGGTAACGGAAAAATGCTTGCGCGAATTCCAAAGGCGTACGGAGAGGAAACATTTAGCGAAAGTAGCAACTTTGTGACATGGCAGAGATAAGAGCAGACAAGGGAGCTGGTGGTGGAAAGCGGCGGAGCTGCGGCGGAGGGAGAGTCCCGACGGCGAGATAGATGCCATCGTCGGATTTTGGAAGAAGAGAATTCAGAAGAATGGGAAATAAAGTTGTTACGTTACAGAAATTTGAAAGGTAGAGCCACAGAGCAGTTATCTTTGTTGGCTCTCCTCTTATCAAAATTGTAGCGTTCCTTCACTTCAAGCAGAGTTCACAATTGCTTTTATGGGGAAAAAagtttttaagattttttttttattacaagaaatatatgtaaaattatgtttcttgtTGTGTTATAATATAAAATGTGATTATAGTTGCTGTGCCCTACTAAAATATCTTATCAGAAAATTGACAATGGAGATAATATTAGTCTCAGAGATTCTTCCGCAGATATTTTAATATGCAAGTTTTTTCCTGTGTTATTCAAAGGACTATTTCAAACTATGATTGTAACTCATGTGTAGCAACCACCGTGGATGAGATTGCTCATTCCTTTGGATTTTAGCTTTGGATATGAAAAAATCTTAGGTAGGAAGGTGAACCTAGAATTTGAAGACTCTAGTGCATcaattttatcttaatttaggCGTAAGCAAAATTTTCAAGAACAATTAATGGATAATGTCGTATTCGATTGGTTGCAAATGGCTTGAacaatattgaaaatattaaatacaaatatatagacTAAATATGAGCTCTAAGCTAATACTAGAACTTTACTTTATTATAATATGAGTTTAAGATGTAGCCTTTAACTTTTTTGAGTGTGATTGCTCAATGGTCAAGATGGGTTCGTTCTACTGAATGAATCCTGGCTGCGTGAGTTGATGCTTTGGCTTGTACCAGCAGTATCAAGTGCCCTTTTGTCTTTTTCATAGACATTGTTACTTATATTTAGTTTCtgcaagatatatatatatatatatatgatttttttcgaAATTAACGAGTGTACATGCATCCCACATATATATGTGGGTCTACCAAGAGAGACCTACACAgtacaaattcaaaataatcgAACTACAATGTGGGTACCAAAGACTGGATGGAATCACGGAAAAAGCCTCATGTGAAGTAGAtattccttttcttgtttattgCAAACTACAAGTGGCTTTTTTGCGTTTATATTCTTCATTGAATGCTAtggaaattcatttctttatcttctccctttttttcctctttttttttttgcaattccTTGTTGACTTCAATAAGCGTTGCATATTGAGATATACAGAGTGTATAGTGAAGAAAAATTCACTGCGTCTATCATATTATGTATAGCATAACGTTATCacattatatacaaatatagtAAGCTTTAAAAGTTACtacaatatttcttttcttctggATATATTGTAGGGATGTTGtatatcataaattttataaatatgtatatcACTTTGTTTAGCTGAAATGATGTTTTtctttagggaaaattgtatataatagtaaactattaatttaaaataaatgttataaccacagtttcatttaattctaatcCGTAGCAAAATCTCGCTCACCAGTCACCACTCTCCCTtttctcgctcaccactcttcctcgcctctctcactttatacaaatacaaatgtataaattgtgtttgtgtttgtataaagcgagagaaaactgtaGCTATAAAgcgctaatatgatttttatgtttgctaaacctcaaaatttacttttttttttaatgcagAACTATCAAGATGATATTATACACATGATCTATAAATTAGAAATAGATGGcagaaaaaaaatcttgtgtACATTGTTATACACATGATGTATACATCAGAAGCAGATagcaaaagaaaataatcttaGGCGGAATACATAAGAAGGCCCCTGAACTTGTTTGATTCTTCCTCTCAGGCACCTCAACTACGCCACCTTCCTATTGAATCACTGAACCACCCATAATTTGTACCTTTTAAACACTATTGGCTGACATGGCATAAAACGTGTTCTCACGCAGCTTAAGCGCGTGAAGACCATTTAAAATAGCTGATGTGGAATCCACTACAGTCTTCTTTCCCTTTTGTCCATGTAACCCTAatccccccccaccccccccacacacacacacacacttttCTCTTAATTCTTTCTATTCTTTCTTAATGTCATTTTTAAGTTGGAGCTGCTCAAAGTATCTCTCTTCTTCATCGATTTTTCTAGATTCTGATGGAATTATATAGCTAGCTGATTTAGGAGTTTCTGCAACAAGAGCCAATTTCAAGTTATAAGTCGTCGTTTTCTTCTTTATCTTCGTGTGTAATATTCACTGGTGTGGCTGGAACACCATATTGAATGGCTACATCAATATGTATGGTACAATTTCAAGGCTGATGTTGGTCCTTCGGTATTACTACTCTTGAATTAGCACATGGAAAGCCTCCCCTgtctcatctctttccttcaaAGTCCTTATTTATTAAAGTCACAAAGcgatttcatttttttgataatgaGAAAACAAAAACCAACAAGTATTACAAGAAATTCTTAGAGAGTTTTAAGGACATGGTAGGATTGTGTCTTGATCAAGATCCATTCGGAAGGGTAGAGAAACTATTGAAGCATCCATTCTTAGAGTTGTTTGGGTTGAACTATTGAAATGTTTTGATTTTCTAGGTTTTATTTGGATTTTTATTTTGACAAGGTTGACTGATGTGTAAATTATTTAAACAGTTTGAGTATTTTGATTGGTTGCACTTTCCACGTGGGAAAGGTGGATTTCACGCGCACaaccaacaaaaaatatttgctAAAGTTTTGTGCCATGTCAGCCAATAGAGTTTAAAAGGTACAAATTATGGGTGGTTCAGGGATTCAATAGGAAGGTGACGTAATTGAGGTACCAGCGAGGAAAAACCGAACAAGTTCAGAGGTCTGTTTATGTATTCCGCCATAATCTTATGTACATTAATAACACGTGATGTATACATCAGACTTAAATATGTAGTTACCATAATGTATGTTTGAGGCAATTACCAACGTTTGACatatacaaattaatattttgtaagaagaagtctttttttttttttttttataatgagcTTATATGAGTGGTGAAAATCAATGTCCTTTATTTATATCAATTGTCATCACTTTTTGTATTTACTCTGCAATTTTTGAATGATTCGGTcatcaaattcatgaatatatgCGTATACATATTTGATATACAATACATAAAAAGTATGATTCGTAAGGTACTTGTTAGAAATAACCTTTGGACGGTGTACAACTTGTCACtgatttcttttgttattttctttttcttgaatctCTGAAGGACAAGTACCAAATGCCCTTAATATACAAGTTGATATACAATGATAAGAATACATACAATATAGTTCATACATAAAGTAAGCAAATTAtaattatacatacatattgtaagaaaatatatgatattactGTTACATTCCTTTTTATTCCCAGCACTTTAATAGTTAAACCAAATGAGTACTTGTTTAAGTATATATCAAAACCATACAATATTTATCACGTAatgtatacataatatattaatttgaggCAGTAcacttcttaagaaaataaactaTCTACATCTTTCTAATATGGAATTGTTAATGATATGTTATTATATTTAAGAATGCCAACTAGGCATATCTAGAGGAAACAAAAATTCTAGTGTTCTTTCATATGCTGATACAAATATGAATAGAGATTACCAATATTTTTAGGCTAAAATTGCTAAACAAAATATTGAGTTGAAAATATGACAATTCTTAATCGGAGTTATATTTACATGTCAATATTCCTATTTTTAAGTAGTGAGTAAGTTTTAAATAGTTTGCCAACAATAACTAAAACTTAAATAGTGGCCAAAAGAACGAGTAGCCCGATCAACGTGGTTCATAAACTCAAAGGTCCAGCTTTGAGTTGGGCTATTTTACTTGACGGGCCTATTCTTTGGCAAGAGACTCAATAATTAACGGAGAAACTACCTAACTATACAAACATTtcaatcatatttattaatttttcctaatgttttaaataattatattttatcttacTAATTAACAATTGCATACCAGATTTTAAGTCAGATACACCTAGATATATGTTTTTTGCTAGAGGCGAGCGAGAATAGGAGGGATGTGAGcaagatttgtctatgtatcccaGACTCATGCGAATAACACTATATACAcaacaaatacatgtatttggaaACCAGATACACGAGGGAGATAGGAGAGTGACGAGTGAGATGGGAGGCAGGCGAGCTAGAATTATCTATGTATTACATATACATGTGAATTCACTTGGATacagtgtatctagaacaaattctACTTAATTTTAACCTCATATATCCGAGATAGATGTATTTGGACATATCTGGATGTAACTGataaaatttgtaatatttcaaactagCATAAATCTAAGTAATTGGATCCTAAACTATAAGAATACCGCAAGTTACCCTAACTAACACCAAGGTTATCTACGTTAATCCGTATTCAAGTTTTGCCAATTAAGGTTGTGTTAACGTCCTGATAACTTCTTAAAATTGTAAGTAATCTGTTTAATAGGACAAATTATATAAGTTTAGATCAATTTCTTTGCAATATTGTTAATATTTATAACTTAAATAGATTAAGGTTTGTCACGACTAGGGGCAATATTAAGTTTTTAGAcctcttaattattatttttcagtaCTACTAGTAACAATCAAGTCCCCACTACAGCAGTAGATTCACTGTTTTGAAAACtagactagtaaatttagtaatCAAGGACCATCAAGACTTTGGGGTTCCCAATAATTCAATTAACCAAGCTCAATCTATATCCATTGTATTAGGTACTATGTGATGGATAAAGTTATTCAATAAGTCATGAtagatttaaaattattttcttattgtaGTTCTTCGTTGAAGATTGAAAGGTGTGTCACACATCAttgttttcattttcaattttttgccTTAATTGGAATATAAACTATAGAGAATTATTGAACTTAACACTATACTCTTTCATGAAATAAATGTGAAcataatatgatatatatatatacccttAGAATTGGACACACAGTCAGTATGGTTCTTCGTGGAATAGATAGTatgatatatacatatatacttaGAATCGAAAATAATCAATGTTTTTATAACTCTAAAATATTGCTATGTCAAAATTACACGTTTTTTGATAGATGTGTAAA
The Solanum stenotomum isolate F172 chromosome 12, ASM1918654v1, whole genome shotgun sequence DNA segment above includes these coding regions:
- the LOC125848302 gene encoding CBS domain-containing protein CBSX1, chloroplastic-like, with product MASISPSGLSLRRSSAAFHHQLPCLLLSLPCHKVATFAKCFLSVRLWNSRKHFSVTASNTLTANSIEPRNGVYTVGDFMTRKDELHVVKPSTSVDEALEILVERRITGFPVVDDDWRLVGLVSDYDLLALDSVSGTGGADANMFPEVGSNWKTFNEVQKLISKTKGKVVGDLMTPAPLVVRESTNLEDAARLLLKTKYRRLPVVDSDGKLVGIITRGNVVRAALHIKRIMEMEGQQ